A window from Prosthecobacter sp. encodes these proteins:
- a CDS encoding lysophospholipid acyltransferase family protein translates to MLFDPSEHLKTPFQRRIYRLLGPAVERALGLRGFDECYRESARLFRTHPQHPKVFAWFDSVAHAFKLQEDVDLPPEFEFPKQGPLIIVANHPFGIIDPIMLARWSAQFRPDLKVMTNSLMLAMKELKDHVIPVDPFGGDGAAKRNLAPMKEAIRLLRGGGALVIFPAGEVASYKPGRGVDEPAWSNHVGSLVRRTQATVLPVYFPGSNSALFHAAGLIHPRLRTSLLLREFCNRANTPVPMRVGNPIPYSRLKKFEDDESLTRYLRIHTFVLHQRGKEDGAKLTVEGENITSAPPSEILHERMVEEIDRIRARGGRLVGQGNLSVYQAHSHEIPTLLPEIGRLREITFREVGEGTGNDIDLDKYDRYYEHLILWDEDNEQVAGAYRLGRADVILREYGPKGLYTNTLFKYEKPFLANLEHAVEMGRSFIIKAYQRQLATLPLLWKGIAHWIARNPRYKKLFGPVSISKDYSSLSRKMIVEFLQDNRMHPNLSSFVKPRNPFRYMRTRRMMREFISADLQNVDDCSALISSLETDGKGIPTLLKHYLKLNATLLSFNVDKDFSSVVDGLIMVDFTETDFRLLAKYMGEGNCREYLALHKKEAA, encoded by the coding sequence ATGCTCTTCGATCCCAGCGAGCACCTCAAAACCCCCTTTCAGCGCCGGATTTACCGTTTGCTCGGCCCCGCCGTGGAGCGCGCGCTGGGTTTGCGTGGTTTTGATGAGTGCTATCGCGAATCAGCGCGGCTTTTCCGCACTCATCCCCAGCATCCGAAGGTGTTCGCCTGGTTTGATTCGGTGGCGCATGCGTTCAAACTACAAGAGGACGTGGATCTGCCGCCGGAGTTTGAATTTCCGAAGCAGGGGCCGCTGATCATTGTGGCGAACCACCCGTTTGGCATCATTGATCCCATCATGCTCGCACGCTGGTCGGCCCAGTTCCGGCCGGATTTGAAGGTGATGACGAACTCGCTGATGCTGGCGATGAAGGAGCTGAAGGATCATGTGATCCCGGTCGATCCTTTTGGCGGTGACGGGGCGGCGAAACGCAATCTGGCTCCAATGAAGGAGGCCATTCGTCTGCTGCGTGGTGGCGGGGCGCTGGTCATCTTCCCGGCAGGTGAAGTGGCGTCTTACAAGCCGGGCAGGGGTGTCGATGAGCCGGCGTGGAGCAATCATGTGGGTTCGCTGGTGCGACGCACGCAGGCGACGGTGCTACCGGTTTACTTCCCCGGTTCGAACAGCGCCTTGTTTCATGCCGCCGGGCTGATCCATCCGCGCCTGCGCACCAGTCTGCTGCTGCGCGAGTTCTGCAACCGGGCCAATACCCCGGTGCCGATGCGGGTGGGGAACCCCATCCCGTATTCGCGGCTGAAGAAGTTCGAGGATGATGAATCCCTCACACGCTACCTGCGCATCCATACCTTTGTGCTGCACCAACGCGGGAAGGAAGATGGCGCCAAGCTGACCGTCGAGGGCGAGAACATCACCAGCGCTCCTCCTTCGGAAATCCTGCACGAGAGGATGGTGGAGGAGATTGACCGTATTCGCGCGCGCGGCGGGCGGCTCGTCGGGCAGGGGAATTTGTCCGTTTATCAGGCGCATTCCCACGAAATCCCCACGCTGCTGCCGGAGATCGGGCGTTTGCGGGAGATCACCTTCCGCGAGGTGGGCGAGGGCACAGGCAACGACATCGACCTCGATAAATACGACCGCTACTACGAGCACCTGATCCTATGGGATGAGGACAATGAGCAGGTGGCCGGGGCTTACCGGCTGGGCCGTGCGGATGTGATCCTGCGTGAGTACGGACCGAAGGGCCTCTACACGAACACACTGTTCAAGTATGAAAAACCGTTCCTCGCCAACCTGGAGCATGCCGTGGAGATGGGCCGCAGCTTCATCATCAAGGCCTATCAGCGGCAACTGGCAACGCTGCCTTTGCTGTGGAAGGGGATCGCGCACTGGATCGCGCGCAATCCGCGCTACAAGAAGCTCTTCGGGCCGGTGAGCATCAGCAAGGACTACAGCAGCCTCTCGCGGAAGATGATCGTGGAGTTTCTGCAGGACAACCGCATGCATCCGAACCTTTCAAGCTTCGTGAAGCCGCGCAATCCCTTCCGCTACATGCGCACCCGCCGCATGATGCGCGAGTTCATCAGCGCCGACCTGCAAAACGTGGACGACTGCTCCGCGCTGATCTCCAGTTTGGAGACGGACGGCAAGGGCATCCCCACGCTGTTGAAACATTACCTGAAGCTCAATGCGACGCTGCTCAGCTTCAATGTGGACAAGGATTTCTCTTCCGTTGTGGACGGCCTGATCATGGTTGATTTCACCGAAACGGATTTCCGCCTGCTGGCGAAGTACATGGGCGAGGGAAACTGCCGCGAGTATCTGGCGCTGCACAAAAAAGAAGCGGCCTGA
- the raiA gene encoding ribosome-associated translation inhibitor RaiA, producing the protein MQKHNVNLPIIVTARHMDVTEAIRDYAHKKIESLHLDYPRIIEAKVILDVQNHHRHIAEIILFCADHIVIEVKSITEDIYASIDESAAKIARRMRKYKTRLLRNHRPRKEVSIRHIEEHVFHQEVMHTEEEHIEPAYVHKEKYKIRPLFADEAIMDLEISDRPFVLFHNQQTHRLAILFRRKDGDYGLIEPELVTAANGAAK; encoded by the coding sequence ATGCAAAAACACAACGTCAACCTTCCCATCATCGTCACCGCGCGTCATATGGACGTCACCGAGGCGATCCGCGATTACGCCCACAAAAAGATCGAAAGCCTCCACCTCGACTACCCCCGCATCATTGAGGCCAAGGTCATTCTCGACGTGCAGAACCATCACCGCCACATCGCGGAAATCATTCTCTTTTGCGCCGATCACATCGTCATCGAAGTGAAGTCCATCACCGAGGACATCTATGCCTCGATCGATGAAAGCGCCGCCAAGATCGCCCGCCGCATGCGCAAGTACAAGACACGCCTGCTGCGGAACCACCGCCCGCGCAAGGAGGTCTCCATCCGTCACATCGAGGAGCATGTCTTCCACCAGGAGGTGATGCACACCGAGGAGGAGCACATCGAGCCGGCCTACGTTCACAAGGAGAAGTACAAGATCCGCCCGCTGTTTGCCGACGAAGCCATCATGGATCTCGAAATCAGCGACCGCCCCTTCGTCCTCTTCCACAACCAGCAGACCCATCGTCTTGCCATTTTGTTCCGCCGCAAGGACGGCGACTACGGCCTCATCGAGCCGGAACTCGTCACTGCCGCGAACGGCGCGGCGAAATAA
- the lptB gene encoding LPS export ABC transporter ATP-binding protein, with translation MAVRKKKMKNGGGQEPTLSWESSVAAQTIAAPAEAEAGSVLLHTEGLKKIYDGRAVVNGVDIEVKSGEIVGLLGPNGAGKTTTFYMIVGLVQPNGGKVMFDGKDATHEPMFMRARLGMGYLPQEESIFRRLTVRENILAVMETQPYTRQEREEQTQSLMEKFGIDHVADNLAITLSGGEKRRLTIARSLVTSPKLLMLDEPFSGVDPIAVSEIQDIIRMLRQAGLAILITDHNVRETLNIVDRAYLIFEGRVRRHGTKDFLVNDDEARRLYLGEGFTM, from the coding sequence CTGGGAAAGTTCCGTGGCCGCACAGACCATTGCAGCCCCGGCTGAAGCAGAGGCCGGGAGCGTCCTGCTGCACACTGAGGGCCTCAAAAAAATCTATGACGGGCGGGCCGTGGTGAATGGCGTCGATATCGAGGTCAAAAGCGGTGAAATTGTCGGCCTCCTCGGCCCAAACGGCGCCGGCAAAACGACCACCTTCTACATGATCGTGGGATTGGTACAGCCGAACGGGGGCAAGGTCATGTTCGACGGCAAGGACGCGACCCATGAGCCAATGTTCATGCGCGCCAGGCTTGGCATGGGCTATCTGCCGCAGGAGGAGTCGATCTTCCGCCGCCTCACCGTGCGTGAAAACATCCTCGCCGTGATGGAAACGCAGCCCTACACGCGCCAGGAGCGCGAGGAGCAGACCCAGTCCTTGATGGAAAAGTTCGGCATCGACCATGTGGCGGACAATCTCGCCATCACGCTCAGCGGGGGTGAGAAACGCCGTCTCACCATCGCCCGCTCGCTCGTCACCTCGCCGAAATTGCTCATGCTCGACGAGCCCTTCAGCGGCGTCGATCCCATCGCCGTCAGCGAGATCCAGGACATCATTCGCATGCTCCGGCAGGCCGGACTGGCCATTCTCATCACCGATCACAACGTGCGCGAAACCCTCAACATCGTGGATCGTGCCTACCTCATTTTTGAGGGCCGGGTGCGCCGCCACGGCACCAAAGACTTTCTCGTCAACGATGACGAGGCCCGCCGCCTCTACCTGGGCGAGGGCTTCACCATGTAA